A segment of the Streptomyces sp. L2 genome:
GCCAGTCCGAGCAGTACGGTCGTCGCCGCGCGGGTTGGCGCGGGAGCTCTGGAATACCTCGTCCTCGGTGACTCCTCGCTCGTCCTGGCCCATAGGGACGGCGGTGCGTCCGTCGTCACCGACCGGCGCCTGGACGAGGTCGGCAAGCGGCTTCGCGGGCCGGTCGACGCGCTGCCCACCGGCTCGCCCGAACACGCTGCAGCGCTCGCCGACTACCGGGATGCCCTGACCGGGCTCCGCAACCGGCCGGGCGGATTCTGGATCGCCGGCCCCGACCCACGAGCGGCCGAACACTCCCTGACAGGAACGGTGCCACTGGAATCGCTGGCGTCCGTGACGCTGCTGAGCGACGGCGCGACGCGACTCGTCGACCGCTTCGAACTCACCGACTGGCAAGAGGCGTTGGCGGTCCTCGGCTCCTCCGGGCCGGATGAGCTGATCCGCCGTGTGCGCGAAGCGGAGGACGGCGACCCCGACAGCCGGCGCTGGCCGCGCGGTAAAGCGCGCGACGACGCGACCGTCCTTCACTGGCTGCTGCCGTAGCGCGCTCGATGGGTCGCCTATAGGCGTTCTCGTATACCCCCCTAGACAGTTGACGGGCCGTCGGTTACTTTTGTCGTCGACCCCCCTAGACAGTTGGGGCGGGTCCCTCCCTGCACTGTCTAGGGGGGTATCCAGTTCGGATGGTGCCGAGCAACGACGGTGCCGACAATCCAGTGAGGTTCAGAAAATGCGTGTGATCCCCGTGGACACCTCGGCCGCGACGCTCCTCGTCACCAAGCTGCCCGAGGTCAAGGTGAGGGACCGGCAGACCGGTGAGGTCGCCGTGGACCCGGTGACCAACCAGCGGCTCATGGTGCTGGAGCTGGTGTTCATCGCGGACGGCGGCTCGGACATGATCAGGGTGACCGTGCCCGAACAGGGCATTGGTGAGGGCCTGGTCATGGGCGCGCCGGTCATCCTGTCCGGCCTGGTGGCCCGGCCCTGGGAGAGCGAGTTCGGTGGGCGTACCCGGCACGGCATCGCCTACCGGGCCGACGCTGTCATGGTCAACGCCCCGGCTGCGGCGCAGGGTTGATCACCATGGCCGACACCGTACGGGTACTGCTGCCCGCCCTGCTGGTCCTGGTCGCGCTGCTGGTGGTACGCCGCCGCATGCCGGTGGTCTTCTGGTGGCTGGTCGGGTATCCGGTCGTCGCGCTGCGGGTGCTCGTCTCGTACCGGGCGACGATGGACGCCTGTGGCCTGACGGTCCCGGCCTCGGCCGTCCGCCGGGCCACTGCCCGGATGTTCGGGCGGCAGGCGGCTCCCGTACCGCCTCGCCGCTCGTTTCCGCGGCCGACAGGGTCCGGTCTCGTGATGCGGCTGCGCATGGCGGCCGGACAGGCTCCCGAGGACTTCGCCGCATCGGCCGACCGGCTGCGGCATGCCTGGGGCGCTCACGCCGTGTACGTCCGTTCCACGAAGCCGGGGCGGCTCGAACTGCGGCTGGTCGGCTGGGACGTGCTCGCCGAGGTACGACCGGCCCGGCGACGGCTCGCGGCCGGTCCGCTCTGCCTGCCGCTGGCGCTGCGGGAGGACGGCGAGTGGCACGTGAGGGACTTCCGCACCGTGCCGCACGAACTGATCCTCGGCGCCACGCAGTCCGGCAAGTCCGTCTACCTGCGCAACCTGCTCTGCGGTCTGGCCCGTCAGCCGGTCGTCCTCGTCGGCATCGATTGCAAATGGGGTGTCGAACTGGCACCGTTCGCGCCCCGTCTGTCCGCACTCGCCGACAATCCGGACCGGGCGAACGAACTCCTCGACGCGCTGCTGGAGGAGATGGAGGCCAGGTTCCGCCTCATCGGTCTCCGCAGTGGGGCCGGTTCGGACGCCGTTCTTACCTCGGACGTGTGGGGGCTGCCGGAAGCGGTGCGGCCGGTGCCGGTCGTGGTCGTCGTCGACGAGGTCGCGGAACTCTTCCTCGCCGCGAGCAAGGACGACGAGAAACGGCGGGACGCCATGGTCACCAAGCTCATCCGGCTCGCCCAGCTCGGCCGCGCCGCCGGCATCTACCTGGAGGTGTGCGGACAGCGCTTCGGCTCCGAACTCGGCAAGGGCGCCACCATGCTGCGTGCTCAGCTGACCGGCCGCATCTGCCACCGCGTCAACGACGAGTCGTCGGCGAACATGGCGCTCGCCGACATCTCCCCCGAAGCCGCGCTGGCGGCCACCTCGATCCCCGCCGAACGGCCCGGCGTCGCCATCGTCGGCGACTCCTCCGGCGGCTGGTC
Coding sequences within it:
- a CDS encoding FtsK/SpoIIIE domain-containing protein, with the translated sequence MADTVRVLLPALLVLVALLVVRRRMPVVFWWLVGYPVVALRVLVSYRATMDACGLTVPASAVRRATARMFGRQAAPVPPRRSFPRPTGSGLVMRLRMAAGQAPEDFAASADRLRHAWGAHAVYVRSTKPGRLELRLVGWDVLAEVRPARRRLAAGPLCLPLALREDGEWHVRDFRTVPHELILGATQSGKSVYLRNLLCGLARQPVVLVGIDCKWGVELAPFAPRLSALADNPDRANELLDALLEEMEARFRLIGLRSGAGSDAVLTSDVWGLPEAVRPVPVVVVVDEVAELFLAASKDDEKRRDAMVTKLIRLAQLGRAAGIYLEVCGQRFGSELGKGATMLRAQLTGRICHRVNDESSANMALADISPEAALAATSIPAERPGVAIVGDSSGGWSRVRSPHLTLDDAAAVCRDTAALVPELPRLDVFRSAVAVESAGPSSSVAAVPTARPVTE
- a CDS encoding protein phosphatase 2C domain-containing protein, giving the protein MRFALATLPADPGRENEDFTAVSPGAAVLLDGAGVGGAETGCTHGVAWFSSTLGGLLLRSITAHPERPLADCLADSIGLVRSLHEDSCDLVYRASPSSTVVAARVGAGALEYLVLGDSSLVLAHRDGGASVVTDRRLDEVGKRLRGPVDALPTGSPEHAAALADYRDALTGLRNRPGGFWIAGPDPRAAEHSLTGTVPLESLASVTLLSDGATRLVDRFELTDWQEALAVLGSSGPDELIRRVREAEDGDPDSRRWPRGKARDDATVLHWLLP